Part of the Salinimonas lutimaris genome, ACGCAAATAGCGCGATTCTCAGATTAAGATGTGCAAAAGAACGCAAGCCAATATCGGAACCCAGTTCATGCGCTGGCAGGACAACCAAGTGGACGACCAGCACCAGACTAAAGAGGATCGCGGTACGCCGTTTTGAGTGAGAATCCTGAACCGGCGATTGAAATGCATACACTACAAGTGACCAGAGGCGTTTTATAGAGTTTGTAGCGCGCTTCACTATCGCATTCATTCTTCTTTGCCGTTTGTCGCAACTTTGTAAGTTCCCCAGAACATCTCCGGTAACACGCAAACCAGTGGTGTACCGATCAGTAAAAAGAGTCCTAATCCGTTAAAGGTGAGCCATTGTATCCACTGCATCCCAATGCCTAATGCCAACATGGCGGAACCCAGAAAAAATGGCCCGCTGAAAAAACAATGCATTCGCCCACATTGACGCGCATTTCTTAAACAGGCATATCCCATCCAACTTAAAGCGATCGCCCAGATACTGCCGGTCATCCACGGTGCAAGTTGCATCATGCCGGTAATCACTATGAGTATCGCTGGCAATACCCAGGTGAGAATAAATCGGCCTTTATTGGCTACCCAGTCGTGGGGGCCGGTTTCACATTTTTCTGACATCGTATACTCCTTTGTTATGGCGATCAGGCCAGTTGGCGCAGCTCCGACAGCTGTGAATCCAATGCCTGCAAGTAAGCCTGGCGTTCATCAATTTTGGTTTGCAGTTCGCGCATGGCGGCTTCACAGGCTTGCTGGTCGCCTTCGTTGATGGCGTAGAGCAAGGGTTTTATATCCAGGATCAGCAGGCCCGCCGCACGCGCTGCGCGAATGAAGCGCAGCCGGTTTAAAGCGCATTGATTGTATAAACCGAAACCACCCGCGGAATGCTCTGGGCAAAGTACCAAATTTTCCAAGACGTAATTCCTGACGGTATGCACTGTGGTTTGCGCGGCTTTCGCCAGTTGCGAGATCGTCAGGGGAAATTCGAGTGCCTGCCCATCGGCATCCATGAATGCCGCAAAGTCGGGGATCACCTCAAAGTATCGTGACACATCTTTTGACACGGCGGCTTTTGACATGGGTTTGTCTCCGTTCGTTTCAAACACTGCGGCCTGGCCACAACGCTTCAGTCGTTTCGGCATCGGCTGGCCGCGCCAGCCGATAGCCCTGTAATACATCACAGCCAAGCTTCTCTAAAAGTTGTTGTTGAGTGGCCGTCTCAACCCCTTCCGCGACGATGGATAAATTCAGGTTATGGCCAAGGGTGATGACGCTTTCGGTAATGGCGCGATCCTTTGGCTCGGTTGTCATATGCGTGACAAAGGTTTTGTCGATTTTTAGGCGGGTCACTGGGCAGCATTGCAAGCGTGCCAGCGACGAACTCCCGGTACCAAAATCGTCGATGGACAGGCGAATGCCCAGCGCCTGGCAGCGATGCAGGTTTTCGATCAGGATTGGCGTATCCTCCAGGGCCAGTGTTTCGGTTAATTCCAGTTCCAATGCCGGAGCAGGCAGTCCCGTATCACGCAATATCCTGGCAAGGTCTTCGACAAAGTCAGGTTGGTGGATTTGTAAGGCAGAGACGTTGACCGCGATGATACCCTCGGGTAAACCGCGTTGACGCCAATGCATCATCTGTTGACAGGCCGCCCGTAAGACAAACGCGCCCAGTTCCAGAATTAATCCGCTTTGTTCGGCAACGGGAATAAAGGTGTCTGACTGGATCAATCCTTCAGTTGGATGTTGCCAGCGAATGAGCGTTTCAGCGCCTTCCCAGCATTGGTGTTGAACATCCCATAGAGGCTGGTAAAAAGGAACGAATTCACCCTTGTTCAATCCATCCGCCAACGCATTGACCGTTGGGGCTGTCAGTGAATGCGTGGCGGGTGCCGTTCCCATACTGCCCTCTCTTATCCTGCACAACAGGACAGTTCTTTGACATCCTTGTTAAAGGTTTGCGCGCAGAGCTTCAAACCTTCCACCATGGTGAGGTAAGGGAAAAGCTGGTCGGCTAATTCCGTCACCGTCATACGGTTGCGGATGGCTAAAGCCGCACTCTGGATCAGTTCGCCGCCTTCGTGAGCCAGGATCTGCGCGCCTAGCAACAACCCCGTTTCCTTCTCTGTGACCAGTTTGATAAAACCGTCGGTTTCAAAGTTGGCTAACGCACGTGGGACATTTTCCATACCCAGTACGCGGCTGTCGGTCTCAATATCCTGAGCCCTGGCTTGCTCCTCGGTCAGTCCGACGGTAGCCACCTGTGGATCGGTAAAGATCACGGCGGGCATGGTGGACAGATCCAGTTTGGCGTCGCCGCCCGTCATATTGATACCAGCACGGCTACCGGCGGCCGCGGCGACATAGACAAATTGCGGCATGTTAGAGCAGTCACCGGCAGCGTAAATACCAGCAACATTGGTTTCCATGCGTTCGTTAACAACGATTTCGCCCTTTTTGTTGGTGGTGACACCCACCGCGTCCAGATTGAGTTGGCTGGTATTGGCGTGTCGCCCGGTGCTTACCAGCAAACGATCACAACTGAGCTCGCCTGCATTAGTGTTCAGGGTGAATTGATTTCCATCGTGGGTCACTTGGGTGGCTTGCGTGTTGTTTAAAACTCGAATGCCTTCTTTTTCAAAACAGCCTGCCAGTTTTTCACCGATTATGGGGTCTTCACTGTAAAGTAGTGAGTGTCTTGCCAACACGGTGACTTCACTG contains:
- a CDS encoding MerR family transcriptional regulator; translation: MSKAAVSKDVSRYFEVIPDFAAFMDADGQALEFPLTISQLAKAAQTTVHTVRNYVLENLVLCPEHSAGGFGLYNQCALNRLRFIRAARAAGLLILDIKPLLYAINEGDQQACEAAMRELQTKIDERQAYLQALDSQLSELRQLA
- a CDS encoding putative bifunctional diguanylate cyclase/phosphodiesterase; translation: MGTAPATHSLTAPTVNALADGLNKGEFVPFYQPLWDVQHQCWEGAETLIRWQHPTEGLIQSDTFIPVAEQSGLILELGAFVLRAACQQMMHWRQRGLPEGIIAVNVSALQIHQPDFVEDLARILRDTGLPAPALELELTETLALEDTPILIENLHRCQALGIRLSIDDFGTGSSSLARLQCCPVTRLKIDKTFVTHMTTEPKDRAITESVITLGHNLNLSIVAEGVETATQQQLLEKLGCDVLQGYRLARPADAETTEALWPGRSV